The following proteins are encoded in a genomic region of Ostrea edulis chromosome 7, xbOstEdul1.1, whole genome shotgun sequence:
- the LOC125655314 gene encoding uncharacterized protein LOC125655314 isoform X4 yields the protein MARATVVFLLVGSLITYAVSGKKDCSCTSICPEITTQSSTAGTTESAMKGCEHCPSLSTSTSFQVTTSETSSTFASKSPRVVTSPEGVIGAAIGGFLLGSVVTAVVFICHRRTTLPQQKRGQIPREFHNAEYQSESSNTGAQSQSNRRSVVYSEISDETRKSMAVEPFRRQQNDSEATDDGVYNHLNEAATVDNSDYYDHTENGSSSSTPIDGYGVVTFTNREEVNDPEVNFMVAGIDRQIPNEEPVNDGYCVLEKINAI from the exons ATTGTAGTTGCACATCAATATGTCCCGAAATAACGACACAATCATCTACCGCGGGAACTACAGAGTCTGCGATGAAAG GATGTGAGCATTGTCCATCCTTATCGACATCAACATCGTTCCAGGTAACCACCTCAGAGACATCCTCTACATTCGCTTCGAAGTCTCCTAGAGTAG TCACGTCTCCAGAAGGTGTTATTGGAGCGGCTATAGGAGGGTTCTTACTGGGATCTGTGGTTACAGCTGTCGTCTTCATCTGTCATCGCAGAACAACACTACCACAACAGAAACG AGGACAAATCCCACGAGAATTTCATAACGCAGAATATCAGTCTGAGAGCAGCAACACAGGGGCTCAAAGTCAAAGCAACAGAAGAAGCGTGGTGTACAGCGAAATAAGCGACGAAACG CGAAAGTCCATGGCTGTCGAACCATTTAGAAGGCAGCAAAATGATTCTGAGGCTACTGACGATGGAGTGTATAACCATTTGAACGAAGCAGCTACGGTTGACAACAGTGACTACTACGATCACACTGAGAATGGTTCCTCGTCTTCAACACCAATAGATGGGTACGGAGTTGTTACATTTACAAACAGAGAGGAAGTCAACGACCCAGAAGTTAACTTCATGGTTGCTGGTATCGACAGGCAAATACCAAACGAAGAACCCGTCAACGATGGATACTGTGTGCTTGAGAAAATAAATGCTATATAA
- the LOC125655314 gene encoding uncharacterized protein LOC125655314 isoform X3 — MARATVVFLLVGSLITYAVSGKKDCSCTSICPEITTQSSTAGTTESAMKGCEHCPSLSTSTSFQVTTSETSSTFASKSPRVVTSPEGVIGAAIGGFLLGSVVTAVVFICHRRTTLPQQKRHTYRGQIPREFHNAEYQSESSNTGAQSQSNRRSVVYSEISDETRKSMAVEPFRRQQNDSEATDDGVYNHLNEAATVDNSDYYDHTENGSSSSTPIDGYGVVTFTNREEVNDPEVNFMVAGIDRQIPNEEPVNDGYCVLEKINAI, encoded by the exons ATTGTAGTTGCACATCAATATGTCCCGAAATAACGACACAATCATCTACCGCGGGAACTACAGAGTCTGCGATGAAAG GATGTGAGCATTGTCCATCCTTATCGACATCAACATCGTTCCAGGTAACCACCTCAGAGACATCCTCTACATTCGCTTCGAAGTCTCCTAGAGTAG TCACGTCTCCAGAAGGTGTTATTGGAGCGGCTATAGGAGGGTTCTTACTGGGATCTGTGGTTACAGCTGTCGTCTTCATCTGTCATCGCAGAACAACACTACCACAACAGAAACG TCACACTTACAGAGGACAAATCCCACGAGAATTTCATAACGCAGAATATCAGTCTGAGAGCAGCAACACAGGGGCTCAAAGTCAAAGCAACAGAAGAAGCGTGGTGTACAGCGAAATAAGCGACGAAACG CGAAAGTCCATGGCTGTCGAACCATTTAGAAGGCAGCAAAATGATTCTGAGGCTACTGACGATGGAGTGTATAACCATTTGAACGAAGCAGCTACGGTTGACAACAGTGACTACTACGATCACACTGAGAATGGTTCCTCGTCTTCAACACCAATAGATGGGTACGGAGTTGTTACATTTACAAACAGAGAGGAAGTCAACGACCCAGAAGTTAACTTCATGGTTGCTGGTATCGACAGGCAAATACCAAACGAAGAACCCGTCAACGATGGATACTGTGTGCTTGAGAAAATAAATGCTATATAA
- the LOC130047868 gene encoding uncharacterized protein LOC130047868, producing the protein MRNILVIFCFIYGEFTLLSMTYTDICSVCVTNDDDYYHGDDDYSGDYTCETCDKIHRVKDRFCRRWRTTPTCPDSSTNIPTTSDRVPCPTPTLTNGISDEGTAVLTCSSNKENSVGSIVGAGIG; encoded by the exons ATGAGGAACATACTAG TGATTTTCTGCTTCATATATGGAGAATTTACTTTGTTGAGCATGAcgtatacagatatttgttctG TTTGTGTGACCAATGACGATGATTATTACCATGGTGATGATGATTATAGTGGTGACTATACATGTGAAACGTGTGACAAAATACACAGAGTGAAAG ATCGGTTTTGTCGTAGATGGCGTACTACACCTACTTGTCCCGATTCATCTACAAACATTCCTACTACGTCAG ATCGTGTACCATGTCCAACGCCGACTCTTACAAATGGAATTTCTGATGAAGGGACTGCAGTGTTAACCTGCTCTTCCAATAAAG AGAACTCCGTGGGATCTATCGTGGGAGCGGGTATAGGATGA